GTGTGCCTGCAACGCGTAAACAGGCACTTTACTTTACCTCTGCGATTATTGTGCTGTATATCATTAAAGGTTCGCCAGTTGATTTGATGGCGCATATCACTTTTTATATGCACATGATCCAGATGGCAGTCCTTTACCTTGTTGTTCCGCCTCTTTTGATTTTTGGCTTGCCTGACTGGCTTTGGAGATCGTTCCTATCGCTGCCGATCGTCGATCCTCTGTTCCGCTTTTTCACCAAGCCGTTGATTGCCTTGATTATGTTCAATGGTATATTCTCTATTTATCATATCCCGCTGATTTTTGACTTTGTAAAAACGGATATGTGGCTTCATGCTGGCTACACATCAGTACTATTCGTACTTGCGATGTTCATGTGGTGGCCGCTGGTCAATAAATTGGAAGAGTATCAGACTTTATCAGGTGTTAAGAAAATGGGGTATATCTTTGCTGACGGTGTTTTAATCACACCAGCGTGTGCTCTAATTATCTTTGCCGATACGCCGATGTATGCAACTTTTTCTGACCCTAATGCGTGGGGCGAAGCTTTGAAATTATGTGTACCGCCTACGATGCTTTCGAGCCTGGATCTCAGCGGTCCGGAAACCTTCAGTTCTATTTCGCTTCTGCATGACCAGCAGCTTGGAGGAGTAATCATGAAGGTCATTCAGGAAATTGTCTATGGTATCTTCCTGGGATATGCGTTCTTCCAATGGTTCCGCAATGAAGAGGATCATCAAGCTGAGCAGGATGCGATTAATCTTGCGAGTGCGCCACAGCCAATTAAGTAATAACGCATTGCAAAAGCTTCCTTAGCGGGAAGCTTTTGTTGTTGTTTAATATGGGATTACGCTCCACCAAAAAAATTATTAGTTATCAGCAATCAAAGATTGAAAAAAAGAGACAGGTCACCTACAATTAACTTTATGGAGAAATAATGATTGAGAGGTACATATATATGTCAAACTTACCGATCCTGCCGACAATCAGCACAACATTTATTGTCTTAAGTGCGATAACCGTGGCAATTGGCTGGGCACAAATAAAACAAAGAAAGATTGAAAAGCATCGCAAGACCATGACACTGGCTGGTATATTCGCCATCATATTCTTCGTGATTTATGCATCAAGGACGATTTTCATTGGAAATACATCATTTGGTGGACCTGATGATATCAAGATTTACTATACGATGTTCTTAATTTTCCATATCACACTTGCCACTATTGGAGCTGTCCTTGGAATTATCTCGCTTTACACAGGATATAAGAACAGATTAGAGCGCCATCGCAAACTTGGACCTGTCACCAGTGTTACCTGGTTCTTTACCGGCATCACGGGGGTTGCCGTTTACCTGCTTCTATATGTGTTCTACAAAGGCGGAGAAACAACTTCAGTCATCAAGGCAATACTCGGAACATAACAGACTTTAAAAACATTGCTTACAGCAATGTTTTTTGTTTTTAGAAGGTATTCCTGCTTTAACAGGCGAATT
This window of the Mesobacillus jeotgali genome carries:
- the ctaG gene encoding cytochrome c oxidase assembly factor CtaG yields the protein MLTLDIFGFRALWSPMYFLVIAALLVAYYLVVFKYYDRFKEGVPATRKQALYFTSAIIVLYIIKGSPVDLMAHITFYMHMIQMAVLYLVVPPLLIFGLPDWLWRSFLSLPIVDPLFRFFTKPLIALIMFNGIFSIYHIPLIFDFVKTDMWLHAGYTSVLFVLAMFMWWPLVNKLEEYQTLSGVKKMGYIFADGVLITPACALIIFADTPMYATFSDPNAWGEALKLCVPPTMLSSLDLSGPETFSSISLLHDQQLGGVIMKVIQEIVYGIFLGYAFFQWFRNEEDHQAEQDAINLASAPQPIK
- a CDS encoding DUF420 domain-containing protein, encoding MSNLPILPTISTTFIVLSAITVAIGWAQIKQRKIEKHRKTMTLAGIFAIIFFVIYASRTIFIGNTSFGGPDDIKIYYTMFLIFHITLATIGAVLGIISLYTGYKNRLERHRKLGPVTSVTWFFTGITGVAVYLLLYVFYKGGETTSVIKAILGT